One window from the genome of Hyperolius riggenbachi isolate aHypRig1 chromosome 6, aHypRig1.pri, whole genome shotgun sequence encodes:
- the LOC137523130 gene encoding zinc finger protein 107-like: MDQVQEVGAEVELNEGSSAGEDSAAVTLENKRDLPQWTDLHCFDSSSDDSLGYEPFNSTPPKIKRLEIPKHGPDIKRKYETKDALENIYVLSTTDDLQTGCVLVNETPGQKQSFTMNNVHNQLLDQVYHLEPSFEENEVSCIEVIPSSEFGQLISYSPEVYKETALSREENPKQTLGKYSYFDTRTQCTRSVNPMERIHKCDRCGRQFGRLYNLEKHMCINMAVGPPQQHSIETMNRLEKMCAEAQEELQNLQGHHKNHDMGTLIHVATKCGSPDIQVWSQEAFSGVENIDPTNRSAVTCDRCGGKFKSAHNLQFHVCNENAKSFVSQNLTSPEDTIVFDLTDSHPISCVANQEQVWTGQTECIPLVDQGNGKLASMSSLNSEENFYYTQFSVEGAPFYQCQECGKVYNKRCSITNHMRWHLKEKNLISSVVNAFAEPFAGDQEPEKSTHLGGATPVDTKADLVKSVIPSQTFFCEYCGETFNKHCSYATHTCWHLNNKDHMTNINNGTDSETGQVVSISVSEQESDNACTSPAQGFTCDCCGRVFNKQCAYISHTCWQVKEQESKKRAVAKSFSITDAEYLNGVDTKVSVNQANMIPAVENGESGLNSSPPNGDIQGYVGQLSLGERPNLSPTEPPAQSREERRSSPLLVLMEPNQKSTAQDLESVPELVEDTANISTCVAGPHEHVSQYAEDNGNVKDVIQDLVIVPQAKLEIIQGLVQVPQAKLEIIQGLVQVPQAKLEPSRQPPPTPFILPKKLVTRLLNRYRAPHRCRDCGVRFCQPWRLRLHRFKVARNKGSLRKHYCDCGRTPIGSLHFLLHQLQHLSDTAFICAVCAKALHGYRQLQAHSWVHPLASQFQCKCGARFTKLPKYLWHSLRHNPRPGQKPQLGIGTEVLLSL; encoded by the exons ATGGACCAAGTCCAAGAGGTTGGCGCTGAGGTGGAGCTCAATGAAGGCAGCTCAGCTGGAGAGGACTCCGCTGCGGTGACCCTG gagAATAAACGTGACTTGCCGCAGTGGACGGACCTCCATTGCTTTGACTCCAGCAGTGATGACAGCTTGGGCTACGAGCCTTTCAACTCTACACCTCCAAAGATCAAGAGACTGGAAATTCCCaaacatggtcctgacatcaagcGCAAATATGAGACAAAAGATGCACTGGAGAACATCTATGTGTTGTCAACCACAGACGACCTGCAAACAGGATGTGTACTCGTCAATGAGACACCAGGCCAAAAACAATCCTTCACCATGAACAACGTGCACAACCAGCTTCTGGATCAAGTTTACCATCTGGAGCCCAGTTTTGAAGAAAATGAAGTCTCTTGCATTGAAGTCATCCCATCTTCAGAATTTGGCCAGCTGATATCCTATTCACCGGAGGTCTACAAAGAAACCGCTTTGTCCCGTGAGGAAAATCCCAAGCAGACCTTAGGAAAATACAGCTACTTTGACACCAGAACCCAGTGTACTAGGTCAGTCAACCCAATGGAGAGAATCCACAAATGTGACCGGTGTGGGCGACAGTTTGGTCGCCTCTACAATCTGGAGAAACATATGTGCATAAACATGGCTGTAGGCCCTCCACAGCAGCATAGCATAGAGACCATGAATAGGTTGGAGAAGATGTGTGCTGAGGCCCAGGAAGAGCTTCAGAACTTACAAGGACATCATAAGAATCATGATATGGGTACTCTGATCCACGTGGCAACCAAGTGTGGTTCCCCTGATATCCAAGTCTGGAGTCAGGAGGCATTCTCAGGAGTAGAAAACATCGATCCAACAAACCGAAGTGCTGTGACTTGTGACCGCTGTGGTGGCAAATTTAAAAGCGCACACAATTTACAGTTTCATGTTTGTAATGAAAATGCAAAGAGTTTTGTCTCACAAAACTTGACTTCCCCTGAAGATACTATTGTCTTTGATTTGACTGATTCCCATCCAATATCTTGTGTAGCCAACCAGGAACAGGTCTGGACGGGACAAACGGAGTGTATTCCACTAGTAGATCAAGGGAACGGAAAATTGGCTTCTATGTCATCCTTGAACAGTGAAGAGAACTTTTATTACACACAGTTTTCCGTTGAAGGTGCTCCATTTTACCAGTGTCAAGAGTGTGGCAAGGTTTACAATAAGCGCTGCTCAATCACCAACCACATGCGGTGGCATTTGAAGGAGAAGAACCTGATCTCCTCCGTGGTGAATGCATTTGCTGAGCCATTTGCAGGGGACCAAGAGCCAGAAAAGAGTACCCACCTTGGTGGAGCAACTCCTGTTGACACGAAAGCAGACTTGGTGAAATCTGTCATACCAAGTCAAACTTTCTTTTgtgaatattgtggtgaaacgttTAACAAGCACTGTTCTTATGCTACTCACACTTGCTGGCATTTAAATAACAAAGACCACATGACTAACATAAATAACGGGACTGACAGTGAAACAGGACAAGTGGTTTCCATATCTGTCAGTGAGCAAGAAAGTGATAATGCATGCACTAGTCCTGCCCAGGGTTTCACATGCGACTGTTGTGGAAGAGTCTTTAACAAGCAATGTGCCTATATTTCTCATACTTGTTGGCAAGTAAAGGAACAAGAGTCCAAGAAGAGAGCTGTAGCCAAATCTTTTTCTATAACAGATGCAGAATACTTGAATGGAGTTGATACCAAAGTCTCAGTCAATCAAGCCAATATGATTCCTGCTGTAGAGAATGGTGAAAGTGGACTCAACTCCAGCCCACCTAATGGTGATATTCAGGGTTATGTCGGGCAACTAAGTCTAGGTGAGAGACCCAACCTCTCTCCAACGGAACCTCCTGCTCAGTCACGAGAGGAACGCAGAAGCAGCCCATTGCTCGTACTAATGGAACCCAACCAGAAGAGTACAGCTCAGGATCTAGAATCTGTGCCTGAACTTGTAGAAGACACAGCAAACATCTCTACTTGCGTAGCTGGACCTCATGAACATGTTTCTCAATATGCTGAAGATAATGGAAATGTGAAGGATGTCATCCAAGATCTTGTTATAGTCCCTCAAGCAAAGTTGGAGATCATCCAAGGTCTTGTTCAGGTCCCTCAAGCAAAGTTAGAGATCATCCAAGGTCTTGTTCAGGTCCCTCAAGCAAAGTTAGAACCATCACGTCAACCACCTCCTACGCCATTCATTTTGCCCAAAAAATTGGTGACACGGCTTCTAAACCGGTATAGAGCTCCACACCGATGCCGTGATTGTGGCGTCCGCTTTTGTCAGCCATGGCGTTTAAGGCTACATCGGTTTAAGGTCGCTAGGAACAAAGGCTCTTTGCGGAAACACTATTGTGATTGTGGACGAACTCCAATTGGTTCTCTACACTTCTTGCTGCATCAGCTTCAGCATTTGAGCGACACGGCCTTTATCTGTGCAGTGTGCGCCAAAGCGCTACATGGCTATCGCCAGCTTCAGGCCCACAGCTGGGTGCATCCGCTTGCATCGCAGTTCCAGTGCAAGTGCGGAGCCCGGTTTACCAAGCTGCCCAAATACCTCTGGCATTCCTTACGGCACAATCCAAGACCTGGACAGAAACCTCAACTCGGAATCGGTACTGAAGTGCTGTTGTCACTATGA